A genomic region of Sarcophilus harrisii chromosome 6, mSarHar1.11, whole genome shotgun sequence contains the following coding sequences:
- the LOC100935079 gene encoding mas-related G-protein coupled receptor member X2-like, with translation MAQFSTESPGDQGSGHGMEAIGTDFSHSSVNVTEERTHPSVVPYFILVISLGGLVSNGLVVWILGFCIKKNPFSVYILNLAWADFLHLVCWTLIAINFFFPSPLISMHAVIAPVTVIFYSVGLSLLVAISTERCLSVLFPIWYQCLRPRRTSALVCAFVWLLFVLLLAVTGLTCVYLARSFCYGFLVTGSLWILLLIALMSVSSLALLLSVQCSSLRRQPPRLYVLILLTVLLFFLCGLPFGILFFLQYLELSFPLMLYLFEVSPLLSTLNSSINPLIYFFLGSSRQKRPRESLTLVLQRVLGEEAELEDGPKTVPMEITP, from the coding sequence ATGGCCCAGTTCTCTACAGAATCCCCCGGGGACCAAGGTTCTGGCCATGGGATGGAGGCAATAGGGACCGACTTCTCCCACAGCTCCGTGAATGTAACTGAAGAAAGAACACACCCTTCAGTCGTGCCCTACTTTATCTTGGTCATCAGCCTGGGTGGGCTGGTGAGCAATGGCCTTGTCGTCTGGATTCTCGGCTTTTGCATTAAGAAGAATCCCTTCTCTGTCTACATCCTTAACCTGGCCTGGGCTGACTTCCTCCACCTTGTCTGCTGGACTCTAATTGccataaattttttcttcccaagCCCATTGATTTCCATGCATGCAGTCATCGCCCCAGTCACGGTCATTTTCTACAGCGTGGGGCTGAGTCTGCTGGTGGCCATCAGCACGGAGCGCTGCCTGTCTGTTCTCTTCCCCATCTGGTACCAGTGTCTCCGGCCAAGGCGCACGTCCGCGCTGGTGTGTGCCTTCGTCTGGCTCCTGTTTGTCCTGCTCCTGGCGGTGACGGGGCTCACGTGTGTGTATTTAGCCCGCAGTTTCTGCTATGGGTTTCTCGTAACTGGTTCACTGTGGATTCTTCTGCTCATTGCCCTGATGAGTGTGTCCAGCCTGGCTCTGCTGCTCAGCGTCCAGTGTAGCTCCCTGCGCCGCCAGCCTCCCAGGCTCTATGTCCTCATCCTGCTCACGGTCCTCCTGTTCTTCCTCTGCGGGCTGCcctttgggattttgtttttcttgcaatACTTGGAACTAAGCTTCCCTTTGATGTTGTACCTTTTTGAGGTCTCACCCCTCCTGTCAACGCTAAATAGCAGTATCAACCCCCTCATTTATTTCTTCCTAGGGAGTTCCAGACAGAAGAGGCCAAGGGAGTCCCTCACCCTTGTGCTGCAAAGAGTACTAGGGGAGGAGGCGGAGTTGGAGGATGGTCCGAAGACAGTCCCCATGGAGATTACCCCTTGA